The Natranaerobius trueperi genome window below encodes:
- the rplB gene encoding 50S ribosomal protein L2, with protein sequence MSIKKFKPTSPGKRYVTVADKQEVTKDEPEKSLLEPLKVKAGRNNQGRISTRHQGGRHKRKYRIIDWKRDKDGVPAKVAAIEYDPNRTAYIALLNYADGEKSYILAPLGVEVGNKIENGPDAEIRPGNALPLRNIPVGTTIHNVELKPQKGGQLARSAGAHCQLVAKEGKYGHIKLPSGEVRLINLSCRATVGQVGNLNHENIDLGKAGRSRWLGKRPTVRGVSMNAADHPHGGGEGKSIVGRKTQYTPWGKKSAGVKTRKAKQSDRYIVKKRN encoded by the coding sequence GTGTCAATTAAAAAATTTAAACCCACTTCTCCTGGGAAAAGATATGTGACTGTTGCAGATAAACAAGAAGTCACTAAAGATGAGCCTGAAAAGTCCTTACTAGAACCGTTAAAGGTTAAAGCTGGGCGAAATAATCAAGGGAGAATATCAACTAGACACCAGGGCGGCCGTCATAAGAGAAAATATCGTATTATTGATTGGAAAAGAGATAAAGACGGTGTACCAGCAAAGGTAGCAGCAATTGAATACGATCCAAATAGGACTGCATATATCGCTCTGCTAAACTATGCTGATGGTGAAAAAAGTTATATCCTAGCGCCATTAGGAGTTGAAGTAGGTAATAAAATCGAAAATGGTCCTGATGCAGAAATCAGACCTGGAAACGCTTTACCATTAAGAAACATCCCAGTTGGTACTACTATCCACAATGTTGAACTAAAACCTCAAAAAGGTGGACAATTAGCTAGATCAGCTGGGGCACATTGCCAGTTAGTAGCAAAAGAAGGTAAATACGGTCATATAAAACTTCCTTCTGGAGAAGTTCGCTTGATTAATTTAAGCTGTCGTGCTACAGTAGGTCAAGTAGGTAATCTAAATCACGAAAATATTGATTTAGGTAAAGCTGGTCGATCAAGATGGCTAGGTAAAAGACCTACAGTACGAGGTGTATCAATGAATGCTGCTGATCACCCTCACGGTGGTGGTGAAGGTAAGTCTATCGTAGGCCGTAAAACGCAATATACTCCTTGGGGTAAAAAATCAGCAGGTGTAAAAACCCGAAAAGCTAAACAATCAGATCGCTATATTGTTAAGAAAAGAAACTAA
- the rplW gene encoding 50S ribosomal protein L23 has protein sequence MDPRDVIIKPWITEQTTDQMEDNKYTFVVNKKASKLQIKEAVQSLFDVEVEEVNTMNMKGKPKRLGIYQGRTPSWKKAIVKLTENSKPIELFD, from the coding sequence ATGGACCCTCGTGATGTAATCATTAAACCTTGGATAACTGAACAAACAACTGATCAGATGGAAGATAACAAGTATACTTTTGTTGTAAATAAAAAAGCAAGTAAACTTCAAATTAAAGAAGCTGTTCAAAGTTTGTTTGATGTAGAAGTTGAAGAGGTTAACACAATGAACATGAAGGGCAAGCCTAAAAGGTTAGGGATTTATCAAGGTCGAACTCCTAGTTGGAAAAAGGCTATTGTTAAGTTAACTGAAAATTCCAAGCCTATTGAGCTATTTGACTAA
- the rplD gene encoding 50S ribosomal protein L4, which produces MPKVALYNNEGSQVGEVNLQDSVFATDINEKLMHDAVNMYLASQRRGTSSTKQRGEVRGGGQKPWRQKGTGRARHGSIRSPIWVGGGITFGPKPRDFALKMPKKAKKKAIKSALSTKLQNGELLILEEINMEAPKTKEIIKLLENLKVNNKAMVVTAESDINVYRSTRNIPGVSSMIAKNLNVYEILNHDQLIITKDAVSIIEEVFC; this is translated from the coding sequence ATGCCTAAAGTGGCGTTATATAATAATGAAGGCAGTCAAGTAGGAGAAGTAAACCTGCAGGATTCTGTTTTTGCCACAGATATTAATGAGAAGTTGATGCATGACGCAGTAAACATGTATTTAGCTTCTCAGAGAAGAGGGACTTCTTCGACAAAACAAAGAGGTGAAGTTAGAGGAGGCGGCCAAAAACCTTGGAGACAAAAAGGTACTGGTAGAGCCCGACACGGAAGTATCCGTTCACCTATTTGGGTAGGTGGAGGAATTACATTCGGTCCTAAACCTCGTGACTTCGCTCTGAAAATGCCTAAAAAAGCTAAAAAGAAAGCTATCAAGTCAGCGCTTTCAACTAAGCTACAAAATGGAGAGCTGCTTATATTAGAGGAAATAAATATGGAGGCTCCAAAAACTAAAGAGATCATTAAATTGCTAGAAAACTTGAAGGTGAACAATAAAGCAATGGTGGTTACTGCGGAGTCAGATATAAATGTATATCGTTCTACACGTAATATTCCTGGTGTAAGTTCAATGATTGCAAAAAATCTAAACGTTTATGAGATTTTAAATCATGATCAATTAATTATCACTAAAGATGCTGTATCTATAATTGAGGAGGTGTTCTGCTAA
- the rplC gene encoding 50S ribosomal protein L3, protein MEKAILGRKVGMTQIFSNEGEVVPVTVVKAGPCSVVQKRAEEVDGYTAVQVGFEDKKENRTKKPEKGHFDKAGVAPKKHLVEFNLDNVEGLEVGSELTVEQFAAGDIIDVTGTSKGKGYQGAVKRHNQGTGPKTHGSRYYRGAGSLGAMNVARVFKGQTLPGRMGGDTVTVQKLEVVEVDKDNNLLLIKGAVPGPKKGLLKIVDSVKAKS, encoded by the coding sequence ATGGAAAAAGCTATCTTGGGTAGAAAAGTAGGTATGACTCAAATTTTCTCAAATGAAGGTGAAGTTGTTCCAGTTACTGTAGTTAAAGCAGGACCTTGTTCAGTAGTGCAAAAAAGAGCTGAAGAGGTTGATGGGTACACAGCTGTTCAAGTTGGTTTTGAAGATAAAAAAGAAAACAGAACTAAAAAGCCTGAAAAAGGACACTTTGACAAAGCTGGAGTTGCTCCTAAAAAACACTTAGTTGAATTTAACTTAGATAATGTAGAAGGGTTAGAAGTAGGAAGCGAACTAACTGTTGAACAATTTGCAGCTGGAGACATCATAGATGTTACTGGTACTTCTAAAGGTAAAGGATACCAAGGAGCAGTGAAGCGTCATAACCAGGGTACTGGTCCTAAAACTCACGGTTCAAGATATTATAGAGGAGCAGGTTCTTTAGGAGCAATGAATGTTGCGAGAGTATTTAAAGGGCAGACTTTACCTGGTAGAATGGGTGGAGATACTGTCACTGTACAAAAACTAGAAGTTGTTGAAGTTGATAAAGATAACAATCTACTTCTCATCAAAGGAGCCGTACCAGGTCCTAAAAAAGGACTTTTGAAAATTGTAGACTCTGTAAAAGCTAAATCATAA
- the rpsJ gene encoding 30S ribosomal protein S10 — MANKQKIRIRLKAFDHMILDQSADKIVETAKRTGANVSGPIPLPTDKNVYTVIRAPHKFKDSREQFEMRTHKRLIDILDPSSKTVDSLMRLDLPSGVDIEIKL, encoded by the coding sequence ATGGCCAATAAGCAAAAGATTCGCATCCGGTTAAAAGCCTTTGATCATATGATTTTAGACCAGTCTGCAGATAAGATTGTAGAAACGGCTAAAAGAACAGGGGCGAATGTCAGCGGTCCAATTCCGTTGCCTACAGATAAAAATGTGTATACAGTAATTAGAGCTCCTCATAAGTTTAAGGATTCTAGGGAGCAATTTGAAATGAGGACTCATAAGCGACTGATTGACATTCTAGACCCTAGTTCCAAGACAGTAGATTCACTGATGAGGTTGGATCTGCCATCTGGAGTAGACATCGAAATTAAACTGTAA
- the tuf gene encoding elongation factor Tu: MGKEKFERTKPHVNIGTIGHVDHGKTTLTAAMTTCISSAGGAERMDYDKIDRAPEEKERGITISTSHVEYESDNRHYAHVDCPGHADYVKNMITGAAQMDGAVLVVSAADGPMPQTREHILLSRQVGVPHIVVFLNKADMVDDEELLELVEMEVRDLLSEYDFPGDDTPVVTGSALKATECGCGDRECDSCGPIWELVDAIDDYIPTPERDVDKPFIMPIEDVFSITGRGTVATGRVERGDVKVNDEVEIVGMADKPKKTVVTGVEMFRKSMDSAEAGDNIGALLRGVNREDIERGQVLAKPGSINPHTHVKAEVYVLKKEEGGRHTPFFPGYRPQFFFRTTDVTGVIELPEGVEMVMPGDNVQMEIKLITPIAIEEGLRFAIREGGKTVGAGVVASIVE; this comes from the coding sequence ATGGGTAAAGAAAAGTTTGAAAGAACGAAACCGCATGTTAATATAGGAACCATTGGTCACGTTGACCACGGAAAGACGACTTTAACAGCAGCAATGACTACTTGTATTTCATCAGCTGGTGGAGCAGAGAGAATGGATTATGATAAGATTGACCGTGCTCCAGAAGAGAAAGAGCGTGGAATTACAATTAGTACTTCCCACGTTGAGTATGAATCAGACAATCGTCACTATGCACACGTAGACTGCCCAGGACACGCAGACTATGTAAAGAACATGATCACTGGTGCAGCACAGATGGATGGTGCGGTACTAGTAGTTAGTGCAGCAGACGGACCTATGCCACAGACAAGAGAGCACATCCTACTAAGTCGTCAGGTAGGGGTTCCTCATATTGTAGTATTCTTAAACAAAGCAGATATGGTGGATGACGAAGAACTATTAGAACTAGTAGAGATGGAAGTAAGAGATCTATTAAGTGAATATGACTTCCCAGGAGACGATACTCCAGTTGTAACAGGTTCAGCATTAAAAGCTACTGAATGTGGATGTGGAGATCGCGAATGTGATAGCTGTGGACCAATTTGGGAGCTAGTAGATGCAATTGATGACTACATCCCAACTCCAGAGCGTGATGTAGATAAGCCATTTATCATGCCAATTGAAGACGTGTTCAGTATCACAGGACGAGGGACAGTTGCAACAGGTAGAGTAGAGCGAGGAGACGTTAAAGTAAACGACGAAGTAGAAATTGTAGGTATGGCAGATAAGCCTAAGAAGACTGTTGTTACTGGAGTAGAGATGTTCAGAAAGTCAATGGATTCAGCAGAAGCTGGAGACAACATTGGAGCATTACTACGAGGGGTAAACAGAGAAGATATAGAAAGAGGTCAGGTATTGGCCAAGCCAGGAAGTATCAATCCTCATACTCATGTTAAAGCAGAGGTTTATGTACTAAAGAAAGAAGAGGGAGGACGTCACACTCCATTCTTCCCAGGTTATAGGCCTCAGTTCTTCTTCAGAACAACAGACGTTACCGGTGTAATTGAACTACCAGAAGGAGTAGAGATGGTAATGCCAGGAGACAACGTACAGATGGAAATTAAGTTGATTACTCCGATCGCTATTGAAGAAGGTTTAAGGTTTGCTATCCGCGAAGGTGGTAAAACTGTTGGTGCTGGTGTTGTAGCTAGCATTGTTGAGTAA
- the fusA gene encoding elongation factor G, with protein sequence MTRQFPLEKTRNIGIMAHIDAGKTTTTERILFYTGRVHKLGETHDGASVMDFMDQEQERGITIASAATTCQWQDHRVNIIDTPGHVDFTVEVERSLRVLDGAVGVFCAKGGVEPQSETVWHQADRYEVPTIAYVNKMDIMGADFHNVVDMMNERLQANPVPIQLPIGKEEDFQGIIDLIENTAVIYKDDLGTEWETIDIPEDMVDLAEEYREKLVEAAAEQDEELMMKYLEGEEVTSDELRTAIREGCLNNNLTPVLCGSSYKNKGVQFLLDAVIEYLPAPTDVPPIEGVKPGEEENEEAEKLKRASDDEEPFSALAFKIVADPYVGKLCFFRVYSGSIKAGSYVYNPVKGKKERVGRILQMHANHREERDVVYTGDIAAAVGLKNTSTGDTLCDTDDHIVLESMQFPEPVIDVAIEPKTRADQEKLSVSLQKLAEEDPTFKTKTDEETGQTIISGMGELHLEVIVDRLLREFKVEANVGKPQVAYKETIRKPVDTEGKFIRQSGGRGQYGHAVMKLEPQDRSEGYEFVDKIVGGVIPREYIPSVDNGIQEAMQNGVLAGYPVVDIKATLYDGSYHEVDSNESAFKIAGSMAFKDGVKKADPVLLEPIMKVEVVVPEDYMGDVMGDVNSRRGRIEGMEERSGSRLISAFVPLSEMFGYATELRSTTQGRGSYTMEFSHYEEVPDNIAKEIIEGES encoded by the coding sequence ATGACAAGGCAATTTCCTTTGGAAAAGACAAGGAATATCGGTATAATGGCCCACATTGATGCTGGGAAAACAACTACTACCGAGAGGATATTGTTTTACACAGGCCGTGTGCATAAGTTAGGTGAGACGCATGACGGGGCTTCGGTTATGGACTTTATGGACCAAGAACAGGAACGTGGTATCACTATCGCTTCTGCTGCGACTACTTGTCAATGGCAAGATCACAGAGTTAACATTATTGATACGCCAGGGCACGTGGATTTCACAGTTGAAGTTGAGCGTTCTCTTAGAGTCTTAGACGGAGCTGTTGGTGTATTTTGTGCTAAAGGTGGGGTTGAGCCACAGTCAGAGACTGTTTGGCATCAGGCTGATCGATATGAAGTACCAACAATTGCTTATGTTAATAAAATGGACATTATGGGCGCAGACTTCCACAATGTTGTGGATATGATGAATGAAAGATTACAAGCAAATCCTGTACCTATTCAATTACCAATTGGAAAAGAAGAAGACTTCCAAGGTATCATAGACTTAATTGAGAACACTGCAGTTATCTATAAGGATGATCTAGGAACTGAATGGGAGACAATTGACATTCCTGAAGATATGGTAGATTTAGCAGAAGAATATAGAGAAAAATTGGTGGAAGCTGCAGCAGAACAAGATGAAGAACTTATGATGAAGTACCTAGAAGGAGAAGAAGTGACATCTGATGAGTTAAGAACTGCTATTAGAGAGGGTTGTTTGAATAACAACTTGACACCTGTGTTGTGTGGTTCTTCTTATAAAAACAAAGGTGTACAGTTCCTTTTAGATGCAGTTATTGAATATCTACCAGCTCCTACAGATGTTCCACCTATTGAAGGTGTAAAACCTGGTGAAGAAGAAAATGAAGAGGCTGAAAAGCTTAAAAGGGCCAGTGATGATGAAGAACCATTTAGTGCATTGGCTTTCAAAATTGTAGCAGACCCTTATGTTGGTAAACTTTGCTTTTTCAGAGTTTACTCTGGTTCAATAAAAGCAGGTTCATATGTTTACAACCCAGTTAAAGGTAAAAAAGAAAGGGTTGGAAGAATTCTTCAAATGCATGCTAACCACAGAGAAGAGCGTGATGTAGTATATACTGGTGATATCGCGGCTGCGGTTGGTCTTAAGAACACAAGCACAGGAGACACTTTATGTGATACAGATGATCATATTGTTCTTGAATCCATGCAGTTCCCTGAACCTGTTATAGATGTTGCGATTGAACCTAAAACAAGAGCAGACCAAGAAAAGCTTTCAGTTTCATTACAAAAGCTAGCTGAAGAGGATCCTACATTCAAGACTAAGACTGATGAAGAAACTGGTCAAACAATCATCTCAGGGATGGGAGAACTACACCTAGAGGTTATTGTTGATAGGTTACTTAGAGAGTTCAAAGTTGAAGCTAATGTTGGTAAACCTCAAGTTGCTTACAAAGAAACTATTAGAAAACCAGTTGATACAGAAGGTAAATTCATTCGACAGTCAGGTGGTCGAGGACAATACGGACACGCCGTCATGAAACTTGAACCTCAAGATAGAAGCGAAGGGTATGAGTTTGTTGATAAGATTGTTGGGGGAGTTATCCCAAGAGAATACATTCCGTCTGTTGACAATGGTATTCAAGAAGCAATGCAGAATGGTGTTTTAGCAGGTTATCCAGTAGTAGATATTAAAGCTACACTTTACGATGGTTCTTATCACGAGGTTGACTCTAACGAATCTGCATTTAAAATTGCAGGATCAATGGCCTTTAAAGATGGGGTGAAAAAAGCCGACCCTGTGCTTTTAGAACCTATCATGAAAGTTGAAGTAGTCGTTCCAGAAGACTACATGGGGGACGTAATGGGTGATGTTAATTCACGAAGAGGTCGAATAGAAGGAATGGAAGAGCGTTCTGGATCAAGGCTTATCAGTGCTTTTGTTCCTTTATCTGAAATGTTTGGTTATGCTACTGAATTAAGATCTACCACTCAAGGTAGAGGTTCATATACAATGGAATTTTCTCATTATGAAGAAGTTCCTGATAACATTGCAAAAGAAATTATTGAAGGCGAAAGCTAA
- the rpsG gene encoding 30S ribosomal protein S7: MSRKGPAPKREVTPDPIYNSEMVTKFINNLMVDGKRGLAQRIFYRALEIVEERTNENSLDVFEEAVNNVMPVLEVKARRVGGATYQVPVEVDPDRKQVLAIRWLVNYSRERGERSMGDRLAGELVDAYNNTGGAIKKKEDTHKMAEANKAFAHYRW; this comes from the coding sequence ATGAGTAGAAAAGGACCAGCTCCAAAGCGAGAAGTGACCCCAGATCCAATATATAACAGTGAAATGGTTACTAAATTTATTAACAACCTTATGGTTGATGGAAAAAGAGGGCTTGCTCAGAGAATCTTTTACAGAGCTTTGGAAATAGTAGAGGAAAGAACAAATGAAAATTCTTTAGACGTTTTTGAAGAAGCTGTAAATAATGTGATGCCTGTATTAGAAGTTAAAGCTCGTAGAGTCGGAGGGGCTACTTACCAGGTGCCTGTTGAAGTGGACCCTGACAGAAAGCAAGTTTTGGCTATTAGATGGCTAGTAAACTATTCTCGAGAAAGAGGAGAACGTTCCATGGGGGATAGGTTAGCCGGTGAGTTAGTAGATGCCTACAACAATACTGGTGGCGCTATTAAGAAGAAAGAAGACACTCATAAAATGGCAGAAGCCAATAAAGCTTTTGCACATTACAGATGGTAA
- the rpsL gene encoding 30S ribosomal protein S12, with the protein MPTINQLIRKRRDQVGKKRNAPALEKCPQKRGVCTRVSTTTPKKPNSALRKIARVRLTNGMEVTAYIPGIGHNLQEHSVVLVRGGRIKDLPGVRYQVVRGALDTAGVENRAQGRSKYGTKKA; encoded by the coding sequence GTGCCAACTATAAACCAACTGATTAGAAAGAGAAGAGATCAAGTCGGAAAGAAAAGGAACGCTCCGGCCCTAGAAAAGTGCCCTCAAAAAAGAGGTGTTTGCACTAGAGTATCCACTACTACTCCCAAAAAGCCGAACTCAGCTCTACGTAAAATTGCAAGGGTAAGACTTACAAACGGAATGGAAGTTACAGCATATATTCCAGGTATTGGTCACAACCTGCAAGAGCACTCTGTAGTTTTAGTCAGAGGAGGTAGGATTAAAGACCTGCCGGGTGTTAGATATCAAGTTGTCCGCGGTGCACTTGATACAGCTGGAGTTGAAAATAGAGCGCAAGGACGTTCTAAGTATGGAACTAAGAAAGCTTAG
- a CDS encoding L7Ae/L30e/S12e/Gadd45 family ribosomal protein — MSLEKLNQAKEKVVGVKETLRAIDEGEAKTIYIAKDADENIVKPLKLKCEEKQIDIVQVTSMKELGEAAGIEVKATSACIRD; from the coding sequence ATGTCCCTTGAAAAATTAAATCAAGCGAAAGAAAAAGTTGTTGGTGTTAAAGAAACACTTCGTGCAATTGACGAAGGTGAGGCCAAAACTATTTATATTGCAAAAGATGCTGATGAAAACATTGTAAAACCTTTAAAACTAAAATGTGAAGAAAAGCAGATTGATATTGTGCAAGTAACTTCTATGAAAGAACTAGGAGAAGCTGCTGGCATAGAAGTGAAAGCAACATCTGCCTGTATTAGAGATTAG